DNA from Polaribacter sp. NJDZ03:
CGCAGGAATTAGTGGTTCTGGACCTACAATTTTCGCACTTTGTAAAGGTGATGAAATTGCAAAAGAGGTTTACAAAAGCATCGAAGAGAGTTATAAAAATACAGGTATTGACTTTGAAATGTTTATTTCTAAAGTGAATCATAAAGGAATGAAAATAATAAATAGTAATTAATCGTCATTACGAAGGAAGAATGACTGAAGTAATCTCTTTCTAACAAACAGATTGCTTCGTTGCTCTCGCAATGACTAATAAACATACAAAATGAACTATTACAGTTTACATCATAAATCACCAATATCAACTTTTAAAAATGCAGTTGTACAAGGTTTAGCAAAAGACAGAGGAATTTATTTTCCAGATAATATTCAACAACTTTCAAAAGATTTTATCGAAAATATTTCTGATTACACAAATCATGAAATTGCGTATGAGGTAATTAAACAGTTTGTAGGTGATGAAATTCCGACTGAAAAATTAAAAGAGATTGTTGCAAAAACCGTTTCTTTCGATTTTCCTTTGGTAGAAGTGGATGATAATATTGCTGCTTTAGAATTGTTTCACGGCCCAACGATGGCTTTTAAAGACGTTGGCGCTAAATTTATGGCACAATGTTTAGAATACTTCAACAAAGATAGAGATGATGAAGTTACTGTTTTAGTAGCTACTTCTGGAGATACTGGTGGTGCAGTTGCCAACGGGTTTTTAGGTGCAAAAGGTGTAAATGTGGTTATTTTATATCCTTCTGGTAAAGTAAGTGATATTCAAGAAAAACAACTGACAACTCTTGGTCAGAATATTAAAGCATTAGAAGTAGATGGCGTTTTTGATGATTGTCAAGAAATGGTAAAAACTGCTTTTTTAGATGAAGAAATCACCAAAACATTAACCTCAGCAAACTCTATAAACGTTGCGCGTTGGTTACCACAAATGTTTTATTTTTTCTTTGCTTATAAAGAATTACATAAAAAACATAAAGACCTCATATTTTCTGTTCCTAGTGGAAATTTTGGTAATATTTGCGCAGGAATCATGGCACAAAAATTAGGTTTACCAATTAAACACTTTGTAGCCTCTACAAATGTAAATGATACGGTTCCTAATTATTTAGTGGATGGTGTTTACAAACCAAAACCATCTAAAGCAACTATTTCTAACGCCATGGATGTTGGTAACCCTAGTAACTTTATCAGAATACAAGAATTATTTAATAACGACTTAAAAGCTCTTAAAACTGCTTTTTCTTCATATAGTTTTTCTGATGATGAAACACGTGCAACTATGAAAGAAATTTATGCAAACTCTGGTTATGTTGCAGACCCTCATGGAGCTGTTGGTTACTTAGGGTTGAAAAAACATGGTTTAAAAGAAAATGAATTCGGTGTTTTTCTAGAAACTGCACATCCTGTAAAGTTTTTAGATGTTGTAGAAGAAACTTTACCTGTTAAAGTTGCAATTCCTGAACAGATTAAAAAGGTAATCAACAATAAAAAAGTAGCTTACAAAGCTTCTACGTACCAAGAT
Protein-coding regions in this window:
- the thrC gene encoding threonine synthase, with the translated sequence MNYYSLHHKSPISTFKNAVVQGLAKDRGIYFPDNIQQLSKDFIENISDYTNHEIAYEVIKQFVGDEIPTEKLKEIVAKTVSFDFPLVEVDDNIAALELFHGPTMAFKDVGAKFMAQCLEYFNKDRDDEVTVLVATSGDTGGAVANGFLGAKGVNVVILYPSGKVSDIQEKQLTTLGQNIKALEVDGVFDDCQEMVKTAFLDEEITKTLTSANSINVARWLPQMFYFFFAYKELHKKHKDLIFSVPSGNFGNICAGIMAQKLGLPIKHFVASTNVNDTVPNYLVDGVYKPKPSKATISNAMDVGNPSNFIRIQELFNNDLKALKTAFSSYSFSDDETRATMKEIYANSGYVADPHGAVGYLGLKKHGLKENEFGVFLETAHPVKFLDVVEETLPVKVAIPEQIKKVINNKKVAYKASTYQDLKDFLMKE